Genomic window (Mycolicibacterium smegmatis):
TCACCGGCCACGCCGAGCGTTCCTGCCCTCACCCCGCCGGCCGTGACGGCACCGGCACCTGCGGGCCCGCCACCGAACGCGGTACCGGCGTCGTTCCGGGTCGGTTACGCGGACTACCTGCGCACGGCGAACAACATGGATCTGCTCTTCGCGGTGCTGCCAGGGATGGCCGGGCTAGTGCTGCTCACCGCGGCAGGCGGCGCGATCGGGGTCCGTCACGCGCGTGCCGCGCAGGCGGTGCCCGCACCGCAGATCGCGCGCTTCATGGCGTGAGCCCCGTGCTGATCTGAGGCGACGCGCCCGATCTCACATCGAGATTGCACTGAGGGACAGATCCCGAGCGGGATCTGTCCCTCAGTGCAATCTGGAGTTCTCCCGCGCAGGCCGCGACCGCGCCGAGCACATCGAAAAGACTGCGCAAAATGCGCGTGATCAGGTGTTTCTGGTGCCCTCGGTGAGATTCGAACTCACACTGTACGGGTTTTGAATCCGTTTCCTCTGCCAGTTGGGATACGAGGGCGTGCGGCCGTTTCCGTCCTGCGGGATACCACCATAGATGATGCCCTGCAGTCGCTGATCATCGGCTGTCACGACACAATGTTGGCATGACCGGGTCAACGACTGACGCTGACAGACCGCGCCGCGTACTCATCGCCGAGGACGAAGCACTCATCCGACTCGATCTCGCCGAGATGTTGCGCGAGGAGGGGTATGAGGTTGTCGGTGAGGCCGGAGACGGCCAGGAGGCCGTCGAGATGGCCGAGAGCCTGCGGCCGGATCTCGTGATCATGGACGTCAAGATGCCGCGGCGCGACGGCATCGACGCGGCCTCGGAGATCGCCTCCAAGCGCATCGCGCCCATCGTGATCCTGACGGCCTTCAGCCAGCGCGAGTTGGTGGAGCGTGCCCGCGACGCAGGCGCCATGGCCTACCTGGTGAAGCCGTTCAACATCAACGACCTGGTGCCTGCCATCGAGGTCGCGGTCAGCCGCTTCGCAGAGCTGAGTGCACTGGAGACCGAGGTCGCGACGCTGTCGGAGCGACTGGAGACCCGCAAGCTCGTCGAACGTGCCAAAGGTTTGCTACAGGCCAAGTACAAGATGACCGAGCCCGAGGCGTTCAAGTGGATCCAGCGGGCCGCGATGGACCGGCGCACGACGATGAAGCGGGTGGCCGAGGTGGTGCTCGAGACGTTGGACGACACCAAGCAGGCCCCGGCGCCTGAGCAGTGAGCGCCCGTCGCCTCGGTTAATTATTCGTTTCAGGGCTCACGCACACGCGGTGTTCTCGAGGTTTTCACCGGCATTTATACGGAACAGCGAACGACGCGCCGGAAACGCATCGTTCAACATCGCGCACGCAGGG
Coding sequences:
- a CDS encoding ANTAR domain-containing response regulator; translated protein: MTGSTTDADRPRRVLIAEDEALIRLDLAEMLREEGYEVVGEAGDGQEAVEMAESLRPDLVIMDVKMPRRDGIDAASEIASKRIAPIVILTAFSQRELVERARDAGAMAYLVKPFNINDLVPAIEVAVSRFAELSALETEVATLSERLETRKLVERAKGLLQAKYKMTEPEAFKWIQRAAMDRRTTMKRVAEVVLETLDDTKQAPAPEQ